Genomic segment of Chrysiogenes arsenatis DSM 11915:
CCATCAATGCAGCCAACTATCATCCGGTTTTCGTCATTCATTAGTGACCTCCCAGGACACGTTGCAGCTCTTCGGGTTTATCGTGCAGACCGAAGCGGTCAATAATTGTTTGCGTTGCAGTATTTTGCCCAATGAACTCAACTTCCGCCCCTTCGCGGCGCAACTTTACCACGACTTTATCTAATGCAGCCACCGCGGAAATATCCCAAAAATGGGCGCGACTGAGATCGATAACCACTTTTTCAATGACCTCTTTAAAGTCAAAGAACTCAATAAAGCGATCTGCTGAGTTAAAAAACACTTGGCCGATCACGCGGTAGGTGCGCACATTGGTCGCTTCGTCAAGTTGACGTTCACAATACAGGAAGTGGCTGATACGGTTGGCAAAAAAGAGCGAAGCGAGCAATACGCCAGTTAAAACACCGTAGGCCAGGTTATGTGTTCCGACCACCACCACAACCGTTGCGACCACGACAATGTTTGTCGAAAGTGGATAGGTGCGCATCCGCCGCACATAACCCCAGTCAAAGGTTCCAATGGAAACCATGATCATAACCGCAACCAGTGCGGCCATTGGGATCAAAGAGATATACTCGCTCAGAAAAACAACCATGATCAGCAGGTAAACGCCAGCCGAAAGGGTCGAAAGCCGCCCCCGTCCGCCAGATTTTACATTGATAATCGATTGCCCAATCATCGCGCAACCAGCCATGCCGCCCAGCAAACCGGACGCGATATTCGCAATCCCCTGCCCCTTGCATTCACGGTGTTTATCGCTCTTTTCATTGGTTAGATCATCGACAATCGTAGCGGTCATCAGCGATTCTAACAAACCAACGATGGCCAGCGCGGCAGCATACGGGAAAATGATTTGCAGCGTTTCCAGCGTCAGCGGCACATCCGGCCATAAAAAAATCGGTAGCGTGTCCGGCAGCTGTCCCATATCGCCAACGGTGCGCACGTCGATATGGAAAAGCACGGCAATCGCGGTGAGCGACAGAATGGTAAT
This window contains:
- a CDS encoding SulP family inorganic anion transporter, which gives rise to MVLLSTKKEWFGNVRGDLIAGVVVALALIPEAIAFSIIAGVDPKVGLYASFCIAVVMAFVGGRTGMISAATGAMALLMVTLVKEHGLEYLLAATLLTGVIQIVLGYLKIAHLMSFVARAVVIGFVNALAILIFLAQIPELTNVTWHVYAMTAAGLAIIYLFPLIPKIGKMLPSPLITILSLTAIAVLFHIDVRTVGDMGQLPDTLPIFLWPDVPLTLETLQIIFPYAAALAIVGLLESLMTATIVDDLTNEKSDKHRECKGQGIANIASGLLGGMAGCAMIGQSIINVKSGGRGRLSTLSAGVYLLIMVVFLSEYISLIPMAALVAVMIMVSIGTFDWGYVRRMRTYPLSTNIVVVATVVVVVGTHNLAYGVLTGVLLASLFFANRISHFLYCERQLDEATNVRTYRVIGQVFFNSADRFIEFFDFKEVIEKVVIDLSRAHFWDISAVAALDKVVVKLRREGAEVEFIGQNTATQTIIDRFGLHDKPEELQRVLGGH